CTCAATTGATAACGAATGGAGAGAAAAACGAGCAGAAGTAGGCAAAAATATTGAAATTGGAAGACTATATATCCAGTTTTTGGATGAAGTTGCTCTGGGACACAATGAACTGTATGTTTTAATTAAAGGCAAACCTCCTGAAGGCTTGGCAGGAAATCAAACTACTCAAAGTCAACAAGAACAAATTAAACAATTAGCTCAGAAGCGACTAGAACGAATTCAAGACATTGCCAAAAGTTTAGAAAAAGAATTGGCAAAATAAGCTAAATTATATTTTCAGCATAATAAAGCAATAAGGATTAACAATGGATACAATTTTAACAGCAGACGATCTATTTGATATTCGAGATGACATGGCAAAATTTGCCAGAGAAATAGATATCTTTAGAATCTCTAAATCAACTCAAATTTCAGCATTTCTTTTTTCAGAGTTGGAAACTTGGTCAGGCTTAATAAAAAACAGAGTTTTTGAGTTAACAGGGCAAGCCCTGAATCAGTTGACTACGGATCTAAAAGAACCTGCGGCTCATCTCAAAAAAGCAATTCAGAAGTTAGTAGATGCACTCAAAACAATTGGAGAATTTAACAAGGTAGTAAATTATATTGCTGACATCATTAATATTTTTGGTGTAATTGTCAGAGCAGTTTCTCAGGGATTGAGTTCAGTCAATATTGCTTCTGCTTTTGACAGTTTAAAAGGTTTATTCAGCGTTTCTTAAGACATTACCGTGCTAGAAAAGGTTTTTTGTATGTAGGCTAGAAAAATTTCAAGTGTCTGAGACGACAATTTTTCGTAAAAACTAGCAGCATAACCATAGTTTTTTTTTACCAATCTGATTGTAGAAAGCACTTCTTGAAAAGCTGACCACATCTTACAGCAGTTTTCGATCAAACCCGCCACAAAAATAAATCCTAAAACAAAGCCTAGTATTGCTTTTAGTTGTGGCACGTTTGATTGCAATTCGCTGTATTTTCAGCCAAAACGTCAATTTTACCGTTTTGGCACGGTGATGCCTAGTTGGACAACAGCTATACCTATGCGATGGCAGATCGCACTTTAGCTCAGGATTGAGTTAAACTCAACCTCGTTATCTCTCGCATTGGTGCAGTAGGGATCTCGCCAGATCAACTGGCAAGTAGACACTTTTGACAGCAGTAAAATCGAACCATTATGAACCTCTGTAAAGGCTGTAAGTATGGAGTTAAATTCTGAACCGACATCGCAATCCACTCAAAAAGCCGACACTCAGGTGAAAATCACACGGCATGATTTACTCCGGATGGTTGAAGAGAACGGTGGTCCAGAGGGACTTGACTTATCAAACGCTGATTTATCGGGAATAGACTTAAGCAGTAGCAGTATAAGTCGCGATTTGCAAACGCTTCAGGTGCAAAAGAAAATTCACCTTCCTGTTTGGGCAACAGAGATAGTGAAGACAAGCCCTAGTGGTGCAGCCATGTGGAAACTCAATCTGACTAAGGATGACGGAGCACCTCTTTCCCCAAAAGAAATTTCAAGTTCTCTTCGTTATGGCGTGAATCTCAAAGGCGCAATCCTGAGCGGAGCCGACTTGCAAGGAGCAAATCTTGAAAGAGCTGAATTGACAGGTGCCGATTTAGTTCAGGCAAATTTAGAGAGCGCAAATCTATGGGCATCTGTACTCGATAATGCCAATCTGTGGCGTGCAAATCTAAAAAATGCTTATCTTGCTAAAGCTAGTTTTCAAGAAACTATTGTATCAAATGCTAATTTGGAAAATGTCAATGCACCCTTCACGGACTTTAATCGAGCAGATTTCTCTGGAGCCAACTTGAATAATGCATCTTTTTACGCTGCAAATCTATCAGAGGCGAAGCTAAACGGGGTGTTTTTAGGAAGAACTAGCTTATGGCGAGCGAACCTGCGAGATGCACAGATATCAGTTAAGAGTATTGGTACAAGTGTGTTACAAGAAGATCCAGAAGCATTTATGGCACACTTGGAGCATCACTTAGGTTCGGAGCAGACATCACAATCTTTTACTAAACCCTTTAAGCGCCGTTTTAG
The genomic region above belongs to Nostoc sp. ATCC 53789 and contains:
- a CDS encoding pentapeptide repeat-containing protein, with the translated sequence MELNSEPTSQSTQKADTQVKITRHDLLRMVEENGGPEGLDLSNADLSGIDLSSSSISRDLQTLQVQKKIHLPVWATEIVKTSPSGAAMWKLNLTKDDGAPLSPKEISSSLRYGVNLKGAILSGADLQGANLERAELTGADLVQANLESANLWASVLDNANLWRANLKNAYLAKASFQETIVSNANLENVNAPFTDFNRADFSGANLNNASFYAANLSEAKLNGVFLGRTSLWRANLRDAQISVKSIGTSVLQEDPEAFMAHLEHHLGSEQTSQSFTKPFKRRFSEARDVYLALKANFSDTGDNLAASWAHFKAREMQKHTHHPQRAGFCYYRELPQNASSRISPRLWWFYFKHTVHWLLSWAAELSCGYGEQPFRVIACSAVILLVFPFLYALGGGVINTSGQPLRWVDYFHYSLAAFSTIGFPDLVPASDVAKLLTSLEALLGIASISLLMFALGNRISRA